A stretch of Carassius auratus strain Wakin unplaced genomic scaffold, ASM336829v1 scaf_tig00027233, whole genome shotgun sequence DNA encodes these proteins:
- the LOC113079153 gene encoding YTH domain-containing family protein 1-like isoform X2, producing MSTSSIDPQTSKGQDAKVQNGSLHQKETVHDNDFEPYLTGQSNPNNSYQSMTDPYLSSYYAPSIGFPYPLSEAPWSTGGDPPIPYLTPYAPLSNGDHHFMHDTVFGQPGGLGSSIYPHRFNFFPENPAFSAWGTSGSQGQQTQSSAYGGSYSYPPSSLGGTLVPDGQTGFPSDTLNKAPGMNSLEQGMVGLKIGGDVTGGGSGVKTVGSVIGGGPVAAAVATGNGGTPIGMPPPKPTSWAAIASKPAKPQQLKVKSKLGMPMAGGTLPPPPIKHNMDIGTWDNKGPVTKVASPLPPHHQQQPPLHSQGHLPPHHHGLPPPPQPPMPSAQSLAQQMVMQGPPPPQPYQNHTPAPPPQTRWIAPRNRNPGYGGGGSMDSSGSSSGGGIGNGGGGGPPGSGAIESHPVLEKLRAAHSYNPKDFDWNLKNGRVFIIKSYSEDDIHRSIKYSIWCSTEHGNKRLDSAFRGINGKGPVYLLFSVNGSGHFCGVAEMRSPVDYGTSAGVWAQDKWKGKFDVDWLFVKDVPNSQLRHIRLENNDNKPVTNSRDTQEVPLEKAKQVLKIIATYKHTTSIFDDFSHYEKRQEEEEVHLEPAPLQNRSRLDQERQNRNKQ from the exons ACAAGACGCTAAAG TGCAAAATGGCTCTCTTCATCAGAAGGAAACGGTCCACGACAATGACTTTGAACCATACCTCACTGGCCAGTCTAATCCG AATAACAGTTACCAATCAATGACCGACCCATACCTGTCTAGCTACTATGCCCCCTCGATTGGGTTCCCGTACCCCCTCAGCGAGGCCCCCTGGTCCACCGGCGGAGATCCGCCAATCCCGTACCTCACTCCATATGCCCCCCTCAGCAATGGGGATCATCACTTCATGCATGACACTGTGTTCGGACAGCCAGGTGGTCTGGGAAGTAGCATCTATCCACACCGCTTTAACTTTTTCCCTGAAAACCCAGCATTTTCCGCCTGGGGTACAAGCGGCTCCCAAGGCCAGCAGACTCAGAGTTCTGCATACGGGGGCAGTTACAGTTACCCACCCAGTTCATTAGGTGGCACCCTGGTACCCGACGGGCAAACAGGCTTCCCAAGCGACACCCTGAATAAGGCGCCAGGTATGAATAGTTTAGAGCAGGGCATGGTAGGGTTGAAGATTGGCGGTGATGTGACTGGAGGTGGTTCTGGAGTGAAGACGGTGGGCTCGGTGATTGGTGGAGGGCCGGTGGCGGCAGCTGTGGCCACGGGTAATGGTGGGACTCCAATCGGGATGCCTCCTCCCAAACCCACGTCTTGGGCAGCCATTGCCAGCAAACCAGCCAAGCCTCAGCAACTGAAAGTGAAGAGCAAGCTGGGGATGCCCATGGCTGGAGGCACCCTGCCCCCACCACCCATCAAACACAACATGGACATTGGCACCTGGGATAATAAGGGGCCTGTGACTAAAGTAGCCTCACCACTGCCACcccaccaccagcagcagcctccGCTCCACTCCCAGGGTCACTTACCACCTCACCATCATGGGCTCCCGCCCCCACCTCAGCCCCCTATGCCGTCTGCCCAATCGCTTGCTCAACAGATGGTGATGCAGGGTCCGCCCCCTCCACAGCCTTACCAGAACCACACCCCTGCTCCTCCCCCTCAAACCCGGTGGATTGCCCCACGTAACCGTAACCCTGGTTATGGTGGGGGTGGCAGCATGGACAGTAGTGGCTCATCAAGCGGTGGAGGAATCGGCAATGGTGGTGGCGGCGGACCTCCGGGTTCCGGTGCTATTGAATCCCACCCGGTCCTTGAAAAGTTGCGTGCGGCGCACAGCTACAATCCCAAGGACTTTGATTGGAACCTGAAAAATGGCCGGGTTTTCATCATTAAGAGCTACTCGGAGGACGACATCCACCGCTCCATCAAGTACTCCATCTGGTGCAGCACGGAACATGGTAACAAGCGGCTGGATTCTGCATTTCGCGGCATCAACGGCAAGGGTCCTGTCTATCTGCTGTTCAGCGTCAACGGCAGCGGACACTTCTGCGGCGTGGCAGAGATGCGCTCACCTGTAGACTACGGCACCAGCGCCGGCGTTTGGGCGCAGGACAAATGGAAGGGCAAATTTGATGTGGACTGGCTGTTTGTTAAAGACGTGCCCAACAGCCAGCTCAGGCACATCCGTCTAGAGAACAATGACAACAAGCCCGTGACCAACTCCCGTGACACGCAGGAGGTGCCTCTGGAGAAGGCCAAGCAGGTGCTGAAGATCATCGCCACCTACAAACACACCACCTCCATCTTCGATGACTTCTCACACTACGAGAAAcggcaggaagaggaagaggtg CACCTAGAGCCTGCTCCTCTCCAGAACCGATCCCGACTTGATCAA GAACGCCAGAACCGAAATAAACAATAG
- the LOC113079153 gene encoding YTH domain-containing family protein 1-like isoform X3, whose translation MSTSSIDPQTSKGQDAKVQNGSLHQKETVHDNDFEPYLTGQSNPNNSYQSMTDPYLSSYYAPSIGFPYPLSEAPWSTGGDPPIPYLTPYAPLSNGDHHFMHDTVFGQPGGLGSSIYPHRFNFFPENPAFSAWGTSGSQGQQTQSSAYGGSYSYPPSSLGGTLVPDGQTGFPSDTLNKAPGMNSLEQGMVGLKIGGDVTGGGSGVKTVGSVIGGGPVAAAVATGNGGTPIGMPPPKPTSWAAIASKPAKPQQLKVKSKLGMPMAGGTLPPPPIKHNMDIGTWDNKGPVTKVASPLPPHHQQQPPLHSQGHLPPHHHGLPPPPQPPMPSAQSLAQQMVMQGPPPPQPYQNHTPAPPPQTRWIAPRNRNPGYGGGGSMDSSGSSSGGGIGNGGGGGPPGSGAIESHPVLEKLRAAHSYNPKDFDWNLKNGRVFIIKSYSEDDIHRSIKYSIWCSTEHGNKRLDSAFRGINGKGPVYLLFSVNGSGHFCGVAEMRSPVDYGTSAGVWAQDKWKGKFDVDWLFVKDVPNSQLRHIRLENNDNKPVTNSRDTQEVPLEKAKQVLKIIATYKHTTSIFDDFSHYEKRQEEEEVVRKTAPRACSSPEPIPT comes from the exons ACAAGACGCTAAAG TGCAAAATGGCTCTCTTCATCAGAAGGAAACGGTCCACGACAATGACTTTGAACCATACCTCACTGGCCAGTCTAATCCG AATAACAGTTACCAATCAATGACCGACCCATACCTGTCTAGCTACTATGCCCCCTCGATTGGGTTCCCGTACCCCCTCAGCGAGGCCCCCTGGTCCACCGGCGGAGATCCGCCAATCCCGTACCTCACTCCATATGCCCCCCTCAGCAATGGGGATCATCACTTCATGCATGACACTGTGTTCGGACAGCCAGGTGGTCTGGGAAGTAGCATCTATCCACACCGCTTTAACTTTTTCCCTGAAAACCCAGCATTTTCCGCCTGGGGTACAAGCGGCTCCCAAGGCCAGCAGACTCAGAGTTCTGCATACGGGGGCAGTTACAGTTACCCACCCAGTTCATTAGGTGGCACCCTGGTACCCGACGGGCAAACAGGCTTCCCAAGCGACACCCTGAATAAGGCGCCAGGTATGAATAGTTTAGAGCAGGGCATGGTAGGGTTGAAGATTGGCGGTGATGTGACTGGAGGTGGTTCTGGAGTGAAGACGGTGGGCTCGGTGATTGGTGGAGGGCCGGTGGCGGCAGCTGTGGCCACGGGTAATGGTGGGACTCCAATCGGGATGCCTCCTCCCAAACCCACGTCTTGGGCAGCCATTGCCAGCAAACCAGCCAAGCCTCAGCAACTGAAAGTGAAGAGCAAGCTGGGGATGCCCATGGCTGGAGGCACCCTGCCCCCACCACCCATCAAACACAACATGGACATTGGCACCTGGGATAATAAGGGGCCTGTGACTAAAGTAGCCTCACCACTGCCACcccaccaccagcagcagcctccGCTCCACTCCCAGGGTCACTTACCACCTCACCATCATGGGCTCCCGCCCCCACCTCAGCCCCCTATGCCGTCTGCCCAATCGCTTGCTCAACAGATGGTGATGCAGGGTCCGCCCCCTCCACAGCCTTACCAGAACCACACCCCTGCTCCTCCCCCTCAAACCCGGTGGATTGCCCCACGTAACCGTAACCCTGGTTATGGTGGGGGTGGCAGCATGGACAGTAGTGGCTCATCAAGCGGTGGAGGAATCGGCAATGGTGGTGGCGGCGGACCTCCGGGTTCCGGTGCTATTGAATCCCACCCGGTCCTTGAAAAGTTGCGTGCGGCGCACAGCTACAATCCCAAGGACTTTGATTGGAACCTGAAAAATGGCCGGGTTTTCATCATTAAGAGCTACTCGGAGGACGACATCCACCGCTCCATCAAGTACTCCATCTGGTGCAGCACGGAACATGGTAACAAGCGGCTGGATTCTGCATTTCGCGGCATCAACGGCAAGGGTCCTGTCTATCTGCTGTTCAGCGTCAACGGCAGCGGACACTTCTGCGGCGTGGCAGAGATGCGCTCACCTGTAGACTACGGCACCAGCGCCGGCGTTTGGGCGCAGGACAAATGGAAGGGCAAATTTGATGTGGACTGGCTGTTTGTTAAAGACGTGCCCAACAGCCAGCTCAGGCACATCCGTCTAGAGAACAATGACAACAAGCCCGTGACCAACTCCCGTGACACGCAGGAGGTGCCTCTGGAGAAGGCCAAGCAGGTGCTGAAGATCATCGCCACCTACAAACACACCACCTCCATCTTCGATGACTTCTCACACTACGAGAAAcggcaggaagaggaagaggtggtaagaaag ACAGCACCTAGAGCCTGCTCCTCTCCAGAACCGATCCCGACTTGA
- the LOC113079153 gene encoding YTH domain-containing family protein 1-like isoform X1, translating into MSTSSIDPQTSKGQDAKVQNGSLHQKETVHDNDFEPYLTGQSNPNNSYQSMTDPYLSSYYAPSIGFPYPLSEAPWSTGGDPPIPYLTPYAPLSNGDHHFMHDTVFGQPGGLGSSIYPHRFNFFPENPAFSAWGTSGSQGQQTQSSAYGGSYSYPPSSLGGTLVPDGQTGFPSDTLNKAPGMNSLEQGMVGLKIGGDVTGGGSGVKTVGSVIGGGPVAAAVATGNGGTPIGMPPPKPTSWAAIASKPAKPQQLKVKSKLGMPMAGGTLPPPPIKHNMDIGTWDNKGPVTKVASPLPPHHQQQPPLHSQGHLPPHHHGLPPPPQPPMPSAQSLAQQMVMQGPPPPQPYQNHTPAPPPQTRWIAPRNRNPGYGGGGSMDSSGSSSGGGIGNGGGGGPPGSGAIESHPVLEKLRAAHSYNPKDFDWNLKNGRVFIIKSYSEDDIHRSIKYSIWCSTEHGNKRLDSAFRGINGKGPVYLLFSVNGSGHFCGVAEMRSPVDYGTSAGVWAQDKWKGKFDVDWLFVKDVPNSQLRHIRLENNDNKPVTNSRDTQEVPLEKAKQVLKIIATYKHTTSIFDDFSHYEKRQEEEEVVRKHLEPAPLQNRSRLDQERQNRNKQ; encoded by the exons ACAAGACGCTAAAG TGCAAAATGGCTCTCTTCATCAGAAGGAAACGGTCCACGACAATGACTTTGAACCATACCTCACTGGCCAGTCTAATCCG AATAACAGTTACCAATCAATGACCGACCCATACCTGTCTAGCTACTATGCCCCCTCGATTGGGTTCCCGTACCCCCTCAGCGAGGCCCCCTGGTCCACCGGCGGAGATCCGCCAATCCCGTACCTCACTCCATATGCCCCCCTCAGCAATGGGGATCATCACTTCATGCATGACACTGTGTTCGGACAGCCAGGTGGTCTGGGAAGTAGCATCTATCCACACCGCTTTAACTTTTTCCCTGAAAACCCAGCATTTTCCGCCTGGGGTACAAGCGGCTCCCAAGGCCAGCAGACTCAGAGTTCTGCATACGGGGGCAGTTACAGTTACCCACCCAGTTCATTAGGTGGCACCCTGGTACCCGACGGGCAAACAGGCTTCCCAAGCGACACCCTGAATAAGGCGCCAGGTATGAATAGTTTAGAGCAGGGCATGGTAGGGTTGAAGATTGGCGGTGATGTGACTGGAGGTGGTTCTGGAGTGAAGACGGTGGGCTCGGTGATTGGTGGAGGGCCGGTGGCGGCAGCTGTGGCCACGGGTAATGGTGGGACTCCAATCGGGATGCCTCCTCCCAAACCCACGTCTTGGGCAGCCATTGCCAGCAAACCAGCCAAGCCTCAGCAACTGAAAGTGAAGAGCAAGCTGGGGATGCCCATGGCTGGAGGCACCCTGCCCCCACCACCCATCAAACACAACATGGACATTGGCACCTGGGATAATAAGGGGCCTGTGACTAAAGTAGCCTCACCACTGCCACcccaccaccagcagcagcctccGCTCCACTCCCAGGGTCACTTACCACCTCACCATCATGGGCTCCCGCCCCCACCTCAGCCCCCTATGCCGTCTGCCCAATCGCTTGCTCAACAGATGGTGATGCAGGGTCCGCCCCCTCCACAGCCTTACCAGAACCACACCCCTGCTCCTCCCCCTCAAACCCGGTGGATTGCCCCACGTAACCGTAACCCTGGTTATGGTGGGGGTGGCAGCATGGACAGTAGTGGCTCATCAAGCGGTGGAGGAATCGGCAATGGTGGTGGCGGCGGACCTCCGGGTTCCGGTGCTATTGAATCCCACCCGGTCCTTGAAAAGTTGCGTGCGGCGCACAGCTACAATCCCAAGGACTTTGATTGGAACCTGAAAAATGGCCGGGTTTTCATCATTAAGAGCTACTCGGAGGACGACATCCACCGCTCCATCAAGTACTCCATCTGGTGCAGCACGGAACATGGTAACAAGCGGCTGGATTCTGCATTTCGCGGCATCAACGGCAAGGGTCCTGTCTATCTGCTGTTCAGCGTCAACGGCAGCGGACACTTCTGCGGCGTGGCAGAGATGCGCTCACCTGTAGACTACGGCACCAGCGCCGGCGTTTGGGCGCAGGACAAATGGAAGGGCAAATTTGATGTGGACTGGCTGTTTGTTAAAGACGTGCCCAACAGCCAGCTCAGGCACATCCGTCTAGAGAACAATGACAACAAGCCCGTGACCAACTCCCGTGACACGCAGGAGGTGCCTCTGGAGAAGGCCAAGCAGGTGCTGAAGATCATCGCCACCTACAAACACACCACCTCCATCTTCGATGACTTCTCACACTACGAGAAAcggcaggaagaggaagaggtggtaagaaag CACCTAGAGCCTGCTCCTCTCCAGAACCGATCCCGACTTGATCAA GAACGCCAGAACCGAAATAAACAATAG